In Gammaproteobacteria bacterium, the DNA window GTTCGTCGATGCCGAACATGCGTTGGACCCGGTGTACGCCGCTAAGCTGGGCGTGAATGTCGATGATTTACTGATTTCGCAACCGGATACAGGCGAACAAGCGCTGGAAATCGCTGACATGCTGGTGCGTTCCGGGGCCGTGGAAATCGTGGTCATCGACTCAGTGGCGGCGCTGACTCCCAAGGCGGAAATCGAAGGCGATATGGGCGACTCCCACGTCGGCCTGCATGCCCGGTTGATGAGCCAAGCCCTGCGTAAACTCACCGCTAACATCAAACGCTCTAATACCCTGGTGATTTTTATCAATCAAATCAGGATGAAAATAGGCGTCATGTTTGGGTGCTTTGATTATGGAGCACGTGTAGTTCTAGCTGACGGTTCCACAGAAAAAATTGGCAAAATCGTCAATCAAAAACGACCCGTTGAAGTGTTGTCCATGGATCCTGAGACGGGTCGTATCGAACCTCGACCGGTTGTCAAATGGTTCCGCAATGGCGCAACCGATGAGTGGCTTTATTTTGAGGCGGCAGCGGGCGGTGGTTCGGGACGTCGTAAGTTCACCTGTACGGCTAATCACCTGATTTTTACTCCTAATGGCGAGCGACGGGCAGGCCAATTGCAAATTGGCGACGACGTATTAGTTGCCGCTAGGTATTACGATTTGAGTGAAGATCAGCGCCAGTTAATTTTGGGTAGTCTGTTAGGGGATGGATCTCTGCGTTATGCATCGGAGCAAAATGTGTCTTTCCGAGTAGGACATGGCGAAAAGCAACAGGCCTATTGCCAATGGAAGTGGGAAATGCTGGCTCCTTTCGCCAACAAGATCGGTAAAATCGGCAAGGGCTTCGGTTTCGATACGATTCCGATGCGCCAGCTTGCTGAATTGCACACGCAAGCCTATGGCGCTGAAGGTCGCCAGATTAGCGAAGCGATGCTGGCAGCCCTGGATGCCCGCGCAGTAGCGGTTTGGTATGGTGATGACGGTACTTTTTCCGGTAGTTACGAGCACTGGGGACATGGCAAGGCGGAAATTGGCTGTGTCAGTCTCTCCATGGCAGATAAGGAACGACTCGCAGCCCGGTTGGGCGAATTGGGTATGGGACATCCTACTGTGCGTGAGCGTTCATTGCTTTTCAGCGGAGAAAGGGCGCGCGCACTTCATGAGAAAATTGCTCCCCATTTGCATCCTTCCCTGGATTACAAACTACATCCAAGTTTCCGAGGACAATTTTGCTGGTCGCCGGACAGCGTTGATGCTCATTCCAATGGTCACTGTCTTGCTGCGCGTACTGAATTACGCGCGGCGCCCATGCAGGTCACTCGTAAAGAAATTCGTCCGGCCTTGCCACGCCATCGCATCCGTTTCGATTTGGGCGTCAAGGGACGCCATACTTATCTGGTCGATCATGTCGTTGTCCACAACTCCCCCGAAACCACAACCGGCGGCAACGCGCTCAAATTCTATGCTTCGGTGCGCCTGGACATTCGCCGCATCGGTTCGATTAAGAAGGGTGACGAGGTCATCGGCAACGAAACCCGAGTCAAGGTCGTCAAGAATAAGCTGGCGCCGCCTTTCAAGCAGGCCGAGTTTGAAATCCTGTACGGCGAAGGCGCTTCCCGGTTGGGCGAGATTATCGATTTGGGCGTCAAAATCGGGCTGATCGACAAATCCGGCGCCTGGTACAGTTGCCAGGGCACGCGCATCGGTCAGGGCAAGGAAAATGTCCGCGCCTATCTCCGCGAAAATCCGGAACTGGCCCGCGAACTGGAAGAAAAAATACGCGCCCACTTTTTGATCCGTCCTGATGCGGTGCCGGTTACCTCTGAACAAAGCGAAGAGAACGAGGACGACCTGCCCGATTCCGCCGATGAGTTGGACGCGGACCTCTAAAACCCGCGCAGCCGCTAACCGGGAGGCGGTGGAGCCGCCGGTCATTCGCGCCAAGGCCTTGGAGTTACTGGCCCGGCGCGAACACTCCCGGTTGGAGTTGCGACAAAAACTTGCGCAGCGCGGCTTTCCCGTCGAGAACATCGACCCTGTGCTCGATCAACTCACCGAGGAACGTCTCCTGGACGAAGGCCGTTACGCCGAGCTGTATGCCTGTAGCCGGGCCGACAAGGGCTATGGACCCCTGCGCATCGCCCAGGAATTGCGCGAACGCGGCATCCCGCAAGAACAGGTTAGCCAAACACTGGCGGAACTGGAAAACGATTGGTTGCCTAAGCTACGGGAATTTCATCGCAAGCGCTTCAAGTCCCTAATCCCGGTTGACGCCGCCGGGCGCATGCAGCAAACCCGCGTTTTGCGCCAACATGGTTTTACCCTGGAGCAGATCCGGCAATTGCTTGACAACGATAGACGATGACCGGCGATTCCGGGCATGACCGCATCGCAAAAGTTTTGGCTTTTATTCGCCAGGGAGAAAAAGTTCGATGAAAACCCCAGAAGC includes these proteins:
- a CDS encoding regulatory protein RecX: MSWTRTSKTRAAANREAVEPPVIRAKALELLARREHSRLELRQKLAQRGFPVENIDPVLDQLTEERLLDEGRYAELYACSRADKGYGPLRIAQELRERGIPQEQVSQTLAELENDWLPKLREFHRKRFKSLIPVDAAGRMQQTRVLRQHGFTLEQIRQLLDNDRR
- the recA gene encoding recombinase RecA, encoding MDDNKKKALAGALTQIERQFGKGAVMRLGDTSAAVRNVATVSTGSLGLDIALGIGGLPRGRVTEIYGPESSGKTTLALQVVAEIQRTGGCAAFVDAEHALDPVYAAKLGVNVDDLLISQPDTGEQALEIADMLVRSGAVEIVVIDSVAALTPKAEIEGDMGDSHVGLHARLMSQALRKLTANIKRSNTLVIFINQIRMKIGVMFGCFDYGARVVLADGSTEKIGKIVNQKRPVEVLSMDPETGRIEPRPVVKWFRNGATDEWLYFEAAAGGGSGRRKFTCTANHLIFTPNGERRAGQLQIGDDVLVAARYYDLSEDQRQLILGSLLGDGSLRYASEQNVSFRVGHGEKQQAYCQWKWEMLAPFANKIGKIGKGFGFDTIPMRQLAELHTQAYGAEGRQISEAMLAALDARAVAVWYGDDGTFSGSYEHWGHGKAEIGCVSLSMADKERLAARLGELGMGHPTVRERSLLFSGERARALHEKIAPHLHPSLDYKLHPSFRGQFCWSPDSVDAHSNGHCLAARTELRAAPMQVTRKEIRPALPRHRIRFDLGVKGRHTYLVDHVVVHNSPETTTGGNALKFYASVRLDIRRIGSIKKGDEVIGNETRVKVVKNKLAPPFKQAEFEILYGEGASRLGEIIDLGVKIGLIDKSGAWYSCQGTRIGQGKENVRAYLRENPELARELEEKIRAHFLIRPDAVPVTSEQSEENEDDLPDSADELDADL